In Xiphophorus maculatus strain JP 163 A chromosome 18, X_maculatus-5.0-male, whole genome shotgun sequence, a single genomic region encodes these proteins:
- the cep295 gene encoding centrosomal protein of 295 kDa isoform X3 — MKRKMSKLRLSPNEEARIIREELDRRRKLRIQQVREQQRQIALQIRREVEQRRQQELRQLEEQLREDWERRQREKLHTLQSLYLESLQLIGQSHRSAKETEVELAAAAQREEEHHAKAEERYCEALKELKIQKTKEQERQKRSINARKKALQTEKERSAKVARLPPPPPDPIQDIDPRKSHMVKRSNLNAFATTRYHMPESAVAKEPEALQSDARLEADLESRRLQELQREEDRRREEQLEKARVRGRQALRREQLEQDRERLLVELQHLQQTDLLRRRQQVSRMPPQIFQPLYQRQEAREELQRELEFAFEDMYTGERRVKGDLVVQLVPEPLPTSSSTDLDLDPDQDLDVTVDENAEPEAENIQNDFGDEVEGREQEAADGATPPRQALRKLLDRIRSQRTDWINGSSQVPAADSPSVDTELIPERDMSIETGSLTPEALSEPGVPAPTVEPAEPPPAAERSLPANFLSRIQEAEEERKKREAELEVEKQQQLALLQELEEQKAELEQMLQEAQREREQLRAAAQQEALLLQPQVPVQDRSPISLTSEEEAVAPAEEGVSTRRLRQYQQRLLEQNRIHQRSVEVARQRLEEYQRALRIRHNLTATALLRPPVHPAFLAPPSESHPATPSVPSGVSLPAFSSSAGSSVPSITNRFNSLRPDAASLADSQRIMERVAKLLPDRPRASPVAAGPYEPDAAHGSASSSATFDPMTLTSREADRRRRVCLQEAQRRVVEQRAALMLQKEQQEEERLRAEEELQHMRRQKEALQALIDADRRSGSDSPSEASDPQEAERKRLQLLATLLRAIEESNGGSLSHLEEPEDGDDSLQPDLRGRAPLVPSVVPPEPSGLLHPPRNQKPPVTRVKLGFKWMIPQQHELSAIQEVETPVNMSRVTGCRPNSAELRLVFSGPEDDDPSHPQEGSGFFSTADRTALSVSVSSCRPDSAGRRVAFLGPEDDIPSIPADYNLRCRSAKRRVVFSDTEGDMRARSADGNLQDSVHDTRQSGSVSSCRKDSAGRRVVFSGPEDDVPSRLSDVNLQDSSAKTRVVSSGPENDFPLWPADSSLQGDSVSLSTSDRTAQSLSVSSFRADSAGRRVVFSGPEDAVPSLPAEVNLQDGSVESRVGSETSCRLPWRERLLSGAATTPESSDSDSAMKATSPPCSDSGRGADSPGPAALSSRFPSEALCRFAGSDCLSSTTISSGSYVSTDPEQNVADDPRLFNPTGPGSGGVSCAGFRDSSVPAGLPVDSVFNDSVIQRIIDKYTRELDVSLSAAGTTTDSDALEESGSSLSQPSRTEDETSARRRDVRRHPTAGQDPNPEQTTPGHPALERFCPVDPDQNPSCLAPERLSVLERLVGQPSAHSSMIGARPGPPDRSGWDSTLSRMIGRLSQQSDSPGPGFCAGHDTSERSWSDELPEEIRMRVLVGELQVSADQHSESSGERSSAAESREPSGLQRCLAGSPPASNPVLQNRAGLEDLDPHGADDSFHLLQPEITHNETAEPSVTFQLPDLNTSDDPSLEQLRVEEPHGRREVQESFSRLVISECVQQDSVLMSSPALRTLPHVSRAPGTPPHVSPAPRTPPCVSPAPGTPPRVSPAPGTPPRVSPAPRTPPCGFREASALGSSETKSSRVSVPVCERQEVFSTSEITPESDEERGILEQSQITLVSLTDTTLQDAVATDDEGLQDGDGADSITDGQETMETEPTEGAESTLAHQTPSASLLVSLWSPGRNLQDVFQQRRRVLMQRSDRRVQEIKAKRAAARNGPGRVLVEGRDPGRAAVQTVPRKETAEDRKRAERKLRPPPPGRRSSPQIGTDVRISDPDQRKRNLSEMHQRTQRLYEQLEEVKQQRAARSRQEDWARNRLRAKEFHRKTLQKLRAKQTPTF; from the exons atgaagagaaaaatgtcGAAATTAAGATTGAGTCCCAACGAAGAGGCTCGTATAATACGTGAGGAGCTTGACAGGCGGAGGAAACTACGGATCCAGCAG GTGCGGGAGCAGCAGCGGCAGATTGCGCTGCAGATCCGGCGGGAGGTGGAGCAGCGCCGGCAACAGGAGCTGCggcagctggaggagcagctgagggAGGACTGGGAGAGGCGTCAGAGGGAGAAGCTACACACGCTGCAGAGTTTGTATCTGGAGAGCCTGCAGCTCATCGGTCAGAGCCACAGAAGCGCCAAGGAAACC GAAGTTGAGCtggcagctgcagctcagagagaggaggagcaTCATGCTAAAGCAGAGGAGCGTTACTGTGAAGCTTTGAAGGAACTCAAGATCCAAAAAACTAAAGAGCAGGAGAGACAGAAACG ATCCATCAATGCGAGGAAGAAAGCGCTGCAGACGGAGAAGGAACGATCAGCTAAAGTGGCCAGACTCCCGCCGCCTCCGCCTGATCCCATCCAG GACATCGATCCCAGGAAGTCCCACATGGTGAAGAGATCGAATCTGAACGCCTTCGCTACCACTCGCTATCACATGCCAGAGAGCGCCGTGGCGAAGGAGCCGGAGGCGCTGCAG TCTGATGCCAGACTGGAAGCTGACCTGGAGTCCAGGAGGCTGCAGGAGCTCCAGAGGGAGGAGgacaggaggagagaggagcaGCTGGAGAAGGCCCGGGTCAGAGGGAGGCAGGCCCTGAGGAGGGAGCAGCTGGAGCAG GACCGGGAGCGCCtcctggtggagctgcagcacCTGCAGCAGACCGACCTGCTGCGGCGGAGGCAGCAGGTGTCCCGGATGCCACCACAGATCTTCCAGCCTCTCTACCAGAGGCAGGAGGCCAGGGAGGAACTCCAGAGGGAACTGGAGTTTGCCTTCGAGGACATGTACACCGGAGAGAGAC GGGTAAAAGGTGACCTGGTGGTCCAGCTGGTACCGGAGCCTCTCCCAACCTCATCCAGCACCGATCTGGATCTGGACCCGGATCAGGACCTGGATGTCACTGTGGATGAAAACGCCGAACCCGaagcagaaaatattcagaatgaCTTTGGGGATGAAGTTGAAGGCAGagagcaggaagcagcagatg GCGCAACTCCTCCCAGACAGGCGCTCCGGAAACTCCTGGATCGGATCCGGAGCCAAAGAACCGACTGGATCAACGGCAGCAGCCAGGTTCCTGCAGCGGATTCTCCGTCCGTCGACACAGAGCTGATCCCAGAGCGAGACATGAGCATCGAAACCGGATCTCTGACCCCCGAGGCGCTCAGTGAACCCGGCGTGCCTGCACCGA CTGTGGAACCAGCAGAACCGCCACCAGCAGCAGAACGTTCACTTCCTGCCAATTTTCTGAGCAGAATCCAGGAAGCCGAAGAAGAACGGAAGAAGCGG gaagcagagctggaggtggagaagcagcagcagcttgctcTCCTCcaggaactggaggagcaaaaagcggagctggagcagatGCTGCAGGAGGCTCAGAGGGAGAGGGAGCAGCTGAGAGCTGCTGcccagcaggaggcgctgctCCTCCAACCACAGGTTCCTGTCCAGGACCGCTCCCCGATCAGCTTAACCTCTGAGGAAGAA GCTGTGGCTCCTGCAGAGGAAGGCGTGTCCACCAGGAGGCTCAGACAGTACCAGCAGCGCCTGCTGGAGCAGAACAG GATTCACCAGAGATCCGTGGAAGTGGCCCGGCAGCGGCTGGAGGAATACCAGCGAGCTCTCCGGATCCGCCACAACCTGACCGCCACCGCCTTGTTGAGGCCTCCCGTTCATCCTGCGTTCCTCGCTCCCCCGTCTGAAAGTCACCCAGCGACACCCTCGGTGCCTTCAGGCGtgtcacttcctgctttcaGCAGCAGCGCCGGCTCCAGCGTACCGTCCATTACGAACCGGTTCAACTCACTGAGACCAGACGCTGCTTCGCTCGCCGACAGCCAGAG GATAATGGAGCGAGTAGCGAAGCTCCTGCCGGACAGACCAAGAGCTTCGCCGGTCGCTGCAGGGCCGTACGAACCCGACGCCGCACACGGATCAGCCAGCTCCTCGGCCACCTTTGACCCGATGACCCTGACCTCCAGAGAGGCGGACCGCAGGAGACGGGTCTGCCTGCAGGAGGCCCAGAGACGGGTGGTGGAGCAGAGGGCGGCGCTGATGCTACAGAAGGAGCAGCAAGAGGAGGAGAGGCTCAGAgcggaggaggagctgcagcacatGAGGAGGCAGAAGGAGGCGCTGCAGGCTCTGATCGACGCCGATAGACGA AGCGGTTCCGATTCTCCCAGTGAAGCTTCGGACCCACAGGAGGCCGAGCGGAAACGGCTGCAGCTGCTGGCAACTCTGCTGAGAGCCATCGAAGAGTCGAATGGAGGAAGTCTGTCCCACTTAGAGGAGCCGGAGGACGGAGACGACTCCCTTCAGCCCGATCTTAGAGGAAGAG CTCCTCTGGTTCCGAGCGTCGTTCCTCCAGAACCTTCTGGACTCCTCCATCCTCCACGGAATCAGAAGCCTCCAGTGACGCGGGTCAAACTGGGTTTCAAGTGGATGATTCCTCAACAACATGAGCTCAGCGCCATCCAAGAGGTGGAGACTCCGGTCAACATGAGTCGGGTTACAG GCTGTAGACCCAATTCTGCTGAACTGCGGCTTGTCTTTTCTGGTCCAGAAGACGACGATCCTTCACACCCGCAGGAAGGTTCAGGATTTTTCTCCACAGCTGACAGGACTGCGCTGTCTGTGTCTGTCTCCAGCTGTAGACCCGATTCTGCTGGGAGACGGGTCGCCTTTTTAGGCCCAGAAGATGACATTCCTTCAATCCCAGCAGACTACAACCTGCGGTGTCGTTCTGCCAAGAGACGGGTCGTCTTTTCAGACACTGAAGGCGACATGCGTGCCCGCTCAGCAGACGgtaacctgcaggattcagtaCATGACACAAGACAGTCTGGGTCTGTCTCCAGCTGTAGAAAAGACTCTGCTGGGAGACGGGTTGTCTTTTCAGGTCCAGAAGACGATGTCCCTTCACGCCTATCAGACGTTAACCTGCAGGATTCTTCTGCCAAGACACGGGTCGTTTCTTCAGGCCCAGAAAATGACTTTCCTTTATGGCCTGCAGACTCCAGTCTGCAGGGTGATTCTGTATCTTTATCCACGTCTGACAGGACTGCGCAGTCTCTGTCTGTGTCCAGCTTTAGAGCGGATTCTGCTGGGAGACGGGTCGTCTTTTCAGGTCCAGAAGATGCCGTTCCTTCACTCCCAGCAGAAGTTAACCTGCAGGATGGTTCTGTTGAGAGCCGGGTCGGGTCGGAGACCTCCTGCCGTCTTCCCTGGAGGGAGCGACTGCTGTCTGGAGCAGCAACGACTCCAGAGTCGTCTGATTCCG ATTCAGCCATGAAAGCGACGTCACCGCCTTGTTCTGATTCTGGAAGAGGAGCCGACTCGCCCGGTCCTGCAGCTCTGAGCTCCAGATTCCCCTCAGAG GCTCTCTGCAGGTTCGCCGGTTCCGACTGCCTCTCCTCCACCACCATCTCCAGCGGCAGCTACGTCTCCACCGACCCGGAACAAAATGTCG CAGACGACCCTCGGCTCTTCAACCCAACTGGACCGGGTTCTGGTGGCGTTTCCTGTGCAGGTTTTCGGGACTCGTCCGTCCCCGCCGGTCTGCCTGTAGACTCGGTGTTTAACGACAGCGTCATCCAGCGCATCATCGATAAATACACCAGAGAGCTCGACGTCTCGCTCAGCGCCGCAGGAACAACTACAG ACAGCGACGCTCTGGAGGAGTCCGGCTCTTCGCTCTCTCAGCCATCCAGGACGGAGGATGAGACCTCGGCTCGTCGTCGGGACGTCCGGCGCCACCCGACGGCCGGTCAGGACCCCAACCCG gAGCAGACGACCCCAGGTCATCCCGCCCTGGAGCGTTTCTGTCCCGTCGACCCGGACCAGAACCCGTCCTGCTTGGCTCCAGAGAGGCTTTCGGTTTTGGAGCGGTTGGTCGGCCAGCCATCGGCTCACTCCTCCATGATCGGTGCCAGGCCCGGTCCGCCGGATCGGAGCGGCTGGGACTCCACTCTGAGCCGGATGATCGGCCGCCTGTCCCAACAGTCCGACTCTCCGGGTCCGGGTTTCTGCGCTGGTCATGACACGTCGGAACGGTCCTGGTCGGATGAGCTACCGGAGGAGATCCGGATGAGGGTTCTGGTTGGAGAGCTGCAGGTCTCTGCCGATCAGCACAGTGAAAGCTCCG GTGAACGAAGTTCTGCAGCTGAGTCCAGAGAACCATCAGGACTGCAGCGTTGCCTGGCTGGGAGTCCGCCCGCCTCGAACCCGGTGCTGCAGAACCGAGCCGGCCTGGAGGACCTGGACCCGCACGGCGCCGACG ATTCGTTTCACCTGCTGCAACCAGAAATCACCCACAACGAAACcgctgagccctctgtgacctTTCAGCTTCCTGACCTCAACACCTCTGACGATCCATCGCTGGAGCAGCTGAGAGTGGAGGAGCCGCACGGCCGCAGAGAAGTTCAGGAGTCCTTCTCCCGGCTCGTCATCTCCGAGTGCGTCCAGCAGGACTCTGTCCTGATGTCGTCCCCTGCCCTGAGGACGCTGCCACACGTGTCCCGCGCCCCGGGGACGCCGCCACACGTGTCTCCCGCCCCAAGGACGCCACCCTGCGTGTCTCCCGCCCCGGGGACGCCGCCCCGCGTCTCCCCCGCCCCGGGGACGCCGCCCCGCGTCTCCCCCGCCCCTAGGACGCCGCCCTGTGGGTTCAGGGAAGCGTCCGCTCTCGGCTCGTCGGAGACAAAATCCTCCAGAGTTTCCGTCCCAGTCTGTGAACGTCAGGAGGTTTTCTCCACCTCAGAAATCACACCG GAGTCAGACGAGGAGAGGGGCATCCTGGAGCAGTCTCAGATCACGTTGGTGAGTCTGACGGACACGACGCTCCAGGACGCGGTCGCCACGGACGACGAGGGACTGCAGGACGGCGACGGTGCAGACAGCATCACAGATGGACAGGAAACCATGGAAACGGAGCCAACAGAG GGGGCTGAATCCACGTTGGCTCATCAGACGCCATCAG CGTCCCTCCTGGTGTCCCTCTGGAGTCCCGGCAGGAACCTTCAGGACGTCTTCCAGCAGCGGCGCCGGGTTCTCATGCAGCGGTCTGACCGCCGCGTTCAGGAGATCAAAGCCAAGCGGGCTGCCGCCAGGAATGGACCTGGTCGGGTTCTGGTCGAAGGACGGGACCCGGGTAGAGCCGCGGTCCAGACCGTCCCCAGGAAGGAGACGGCAGAGGACAGGAAGAGAGCGGAGAGGAAGCTCCGCCCACCTCCACCAG GTCGCCGCTCCAGTCCTCAGATCGGAACCGACGTTCGGATCAGCGATCCGGATCAGAGGAAGCGGAACCTGTCAGAGATGCACCAGCGGACCCAGAG gctgtacgagcagctggaggaggtgAAGCAGCAGCGAGCGGCCCGCAGCCGGCAGGAGGACTGGGCCAGGAACCGGCTGAGGGCCAAGGAGTTCCACAGG AAAACGCTGCAGAAGCTCCGAGCCAAGCAGACGCCaacgttttaa